Proteins encoded in a region of the Herpetosiphon gulosus genome:
- a CDS encoding DUF4158 domain-containing protein, producing the protein MKRFWDVDELAAHFTLTEEDWTLIANKTDATRLGFAILLKYLPVEGAFPKHAADVPPMMA; encoded by the coding sequence ATGAAACGATTCTGGGATGTCGATGAGCTTGCCGCACATTTTACCCTTACGGAGGAGGATTGGACGCTCATCGCCAACAAAACGGATGCAACCCGCCTCGGTTTTGCCATTTTGCTCAAATACCTTCCCGTCGAAGGAGCCTTCCCCAAACACGCGGCTGATGTGCCGCCCATGATGGCCTAA